In Nycticebus coucang isolate mNycCou1 chromosome 9, mNycCou1.pri, whole genome shotgun sequence, the following are encoded in one genomic region:
- the LOC128593346 gene encoding putative uncharacterized protein FLJ45840 isoform X1 — protein sequence MQTCSGKGIKMAFLDVQSSSTPQSLPLLLFSHREGGGRGAGDPGAPAVVPAPVSAPRPASSPARSETRSPPLTLISRHITCCSCESPGDVLLSGRRGGGGLSWGRVERTAVPACPPRRPGFTGVTAVAIQGWMKGYPSHSRAAALSELCNKFNSDSTFVTFPTYTPQMMLQRSTACPRWAQDAPIVAVPPPRDQTADAVSSTSSSKASGKPQAISLSLRGHLFQL from the exons ATGCAAACTTGTTCCGGAAAAGGAATCAAAATGGCGTTTCTGGATGTGCAAAGTTCATCAACTCCGCAGTcacttcccctcctcctcttctcccacagggagggaggtgggcgaGGAGCTGGCGACCCCGGCGCCCCAGCCGTCGTCCCGGCCCCCGTGTCGGCCCCCCGCCCCGCTTCCTCGCCCGCACGCTCGGAGACTCGCTCTCCCCCTCTCACCCTGATAAGTAGACACATCACGTGTTGCTCCTGCGAGTCTCCTGGGGACGTGTTACTGAGCGGccgccgcggcggcggcggcttgAGCTGGGGGCGGGTGGAGAGGACCGCGGTACCCGCCTGTCCCCCCCGCCGCCCCGGCTTTACAGGGGTGACCGCAGTTGCCATCCAGGGATGGATGAAG GGCTATCCTTCTCATTCTAGGGCTGCTGCCCTGAGCGAGCTCTGCAACAAATTCAACTCTGATTCGACTTTTGTCACCTTCCCTACCTACACCCCCCAGATGATGCTTCAGCGGAGCACAGCCTGCCCGCGATGGGCCCAGGACGCTCCTATCGTCGCTGTGCCCCCACCCAGAGACCAAACGGCTGATGCTGTGTCATCCACGTCGTCCTCCAAGGCATCAGGGAAGCCACAGGCAATATCTCTTTCTCTCAGAGGGCATCTGTTTCAACTCTGA
- the LOC128593346 gene encoding putative uncharacterized protein FLJ45840 isoform X2: MQTCSGKGIKMAFLDVQSSSTPQSLPLLLFSHREGGGRGAGDPGAPAVVPAPVSAPRPASSPARSETRSPPLTLISRHITCCSCESPGDVLLSGRRGGGGLSWGRVERTAVPACPPRRPGFTGVTAVAIQGWMKMMLQRSTACPRWAQDAPIVAVPPPRDQTADAVSSTSSSKASGKPQAISLSLRGHLFQL; the protein is encoded by the exons ATGCAAACTTGTTCCGGAAAAGGAATCAAAATGGCGTTTCTGGATGTGCAAAGTTCATCAACTCCGCAGTcacttcccctcctcctcttctcccacagggagggaggtgggcgaGGAGCTGGCGACCCCGGCGCCCCAGCCGTCGTCCCGGCCCCCGTGTCGGCCCCCCGCCCCGCTTCCTCGCCCGCACGCTCGGAGACTCGCTCTCCCCCTCTCACCCTGATAAGTAGACACATCACGTGTTGCTCCTGCGAGTCTCCTGGGGACGTGTTACTGAGCGGccgccgcggcggcggcggcttgAGCTGGGGGCGGGTGGAGAGGACCGCGGTACCCGCCTGTCCCCCCCGCCGCCCCGGCTTTACAGGGGTGACCGCAGTTGCCATCCAGGGATGGATGAAG ATGATGCTTCAGCGGAGCACAGCCTGCCCGCGATGGGCCCAGGACGCTCCTATCGTCGCTGTGCCCCCACCCAGAGACCAAACGGCTGATGCTGTGTCATCCACGTCGTCCTCCAAGGCATCAGGGAAGCCACAGGCAATATCTCTTTCTCTCAGAGGGCATCTGTTTCAACTCTGA